A part of Citrifermentans bremense genomic DNA contains:
- a CDS encoding GNAT family N-acetyltransferase has translation MAASAIDIEVVSNHGRFLELKPEWDLLLARSGEGASVFLSHYWLDCWWRHYAGDAELHLLVLRREGRTLAIAPLMRRRFSLYGLPVRCLCFPENGNTLHNDLLVGEAERGECLAELFRYLDRNRREWDLVHLYRMPGDSPNLAAALKLLVNGGLKHHLRSVYASPYLEISGGWQAFHAGRSQRVRKTLRNVKNSLERTARLEVVRVASWKEFLEHREAICQVASRSWTHAQGDSLATPANRAFFEDLAREAAREGGLRVWLLFLDGRPAAFEFHLCGFGKEHALRASFDEEFAGLSPGAFLEMELLREIYDDPQGVARFDFGGSIDPYKKRWSDQARELVQLQLFNSEPYSRVCSFYATSLIPLLRQVRDLLRRKG, from the coding sequence TTGGCTGCATCTGCGATTGACATAGAGGTCGTCTCCAACCACGGCCGGTTTCTGGAGTTGAAACCCGAGTGGGACCTGCTCCTGGCGCGGTCAGGCGAAGGGGCCTCCGTGTTTCTGAGCCACTATTGGCTCGACTGCTGGTGGCGGCATTACGCAGGCGACGCCGAGTTGCACCTTTTGGTGCTGCGCCGCGAGGGACGGACGCTCGCCATCGCGCCGCTGATGCGGCGGCGCTTTTCCCTTTACGGCCTTCCGGTACGCTGCCTCTGCTTTCCGGAAAACGGAAACACGCTTCACAACGACCTGCTGGTCGGAGAGGCCGAGCGCGGGGAGTGCCTGGCGGAGCTTTTCAGATACCTGGACCGGAACCGGCGGGAGTGGGACCTGGTCCACCTATACCGGATGCCTGGAGACTCGCCGAACCTGGCCGCAGCCCTGAAGCTGCTGGTAAATGGCGGGCTGAAGCACCACCTGCGCAGCGTCTATGCCTCCCCCTACCTGGAGATCTCGGGGGGGTGGCAGGCGTTCCATGCCGGGCGCAGCCAAAGAGTGCGCAAGACCCTGCGCAACGTGAAAAACAGCCTTGAGCGCACCGCTCGCCTAGAAGTGGTGCGGGTGGCGAGCTGGAAGGAGTTCCTCGAGCACCGGGAGGCCATCTGTCAGGTCGCCTCCCGCAGCTGGACCCATGCGCAGGGGGACTCCCTGGCGACGCCGGCGAACCGTGCCTTCTTCGAGGACCTGGCCCGGGAGGCGGCCCGCGAGGGGGGGCTGCGCGTCTGGCTCCTTTTTCTGGACGGCCGCCCGGCAGCCTTCGAGTTCCATCTGTGCGGCTTCGGCAAAGAGCACGCACTGAGAGCCTCCTTCGACGAGGAATTTGCCGGCCTTTCTCCCGGCGCCTTCCTGGAGATGGAGCTGCTCAGGGAGATCTACGATGATCCGCAGGGGGTCGCCCGCTTCGATTTCGGGGGGAGCATCGACCCCTACAAGAAGCGCTGGAGCGATCAGGCCCGGGAACTGGTCCAGTTGCAGCTGTTCAACTCCGAGCCGTATTCAAGGGTTTGCTCTTTTTACGCCACGTCGCTGATACCGCTTCTGCGCCAGGTGCGCGACCTGTTAAGGAGAAAGGGATGA
- the asnB gene encoding asparagine synthase (glutamine-hydrolyzing) — protein sequence MCGIAGFFRSLCPEGDARLLRRMGEVISHRGPDASGEFLDDEVGLSHRRLSILDLSPQGNQPMHSLDGRYVIVFNGEIYNFLELRGELEREGVPFRTRTDTEVILALYAREGVASLKRLNGMFALALWDRESKMLLLARDRIGKKPLYYYHAGGDRIAFASEIKSLLEVPGVERRVEPTAVADYLKYLYIPAPKTIYRQLYKLPPAHYLELRAGEEPRISEYWDVEFGSAPGLDQEEAEEELLELLQKATACRMIADVPLGAFLSGGVDSSAVVALMARAAREPVKTCSIGFDDKRHDETPYAREVARLFNTEHKEYRVSADLAGTVALLPRYFDEPFADSSALPTYHVSRLARQSVTVALAGDGGDESFAGYEKYAIELKEDLTRRAVPKALLSLVGKAAGAVQHPLFRKARSLTRSALLEPAAAYYRTNTFVEDDLLAELLSEPFRRACAGYDPAGQTTRYFSRMQGADHVTAMLYTDLKSYLPGDILVKVDRMSMAHSLEVRAPFLDYRIVEFAARLPSRWKIDGGEKKIILRKTFGRLLPESVLNRPKQGFTVPLDAWFKTDLREFAESRLLDDPTLSQYLSLNVVRRVWEEHQQDRARHGTLLWSLLMLALWHQQYQGGAACSN from the coding sequence ATGTGCGGCATAGCCGGCTTCTTCAGGTCCCTTTGCCCCGAGGGGGACGCGCGCCTTTTACGGCGCATGGGCGAGGTGATCAGTCACCGCGGCCCCGACGCCTCGGGCGAATTCCTGGACGACGAGGTCGGGCTTTCCCACAGAAGGCTCAGCATCCTCGACCTCTCCCCCCAGGGGAACCAGCCGATGCACTCCCTGGACGGAAGGTACGTCATTGTCTTCAACGGCGAAATCTACAACTTCCTGGAGTTGCGCGGGGAACTGGAGCGGGAAGGCGTTCCCTTCCGGACCAGAACCGACACCGAAGTGATACTCGCCCTCTACGCGCGCGAAGGGGTGGCCTCGCTCAAACGCCTGAACGGGATGTTCGCCCTTGCCCTTTGGGACCGGGAGAGTAAGATGCTCCTTCTGGCCCGGGACCGGATCGGCAAGAAGCCTTTGTACTACTACCACGCCGGCGGCGACCGGATCGCCTTCGCCTCAGAGATCAAGTCGCTCCTCGAGGTCCCAGGGGTGGAGCGGCGCGTCGAGCCGACTGCGGTTGCCGACTACCTGAAGTACCTCTACATCCCGGCCCCGAAGACCATCTACCGGCAGCTCTACAAGCTTCCCCCCGCGCACTACCTGGAGCTTAGGGCAGGGGAGGAGCCAAGGATCAGCGAGTACTGGGACGTGGAGTTCGGGAGTGCTCCCGGCCTCGACCAGGAGGAGGCGGAAGAAGAGCTTTTGGAGCTGCTGCAAAAGGCGACGGCCTGCCGCATGATCGCCGACGTGCCGCTGGGCGCCTTTCTTTCCGGCGGGGTCGATTCCAGCGCGGTGGTGGCCCTCATGGCGCGCGCGGCGCGTGAGCCGGTGAAAACCTGCTCCATCGGCTTCGACGACAAGCGCCACGACGAGACCCCCTACGCTCGCGAGGTGGCCCGGCTTTTTAACACCGAGCACAAGGAGTACCGCGTCAGCGCCGACCTGGCGGGGACGGTGGCGCTCCTGCCGCGCTATTTCGATGAGCCGTTCGCCGACTCCTCGGCGCTCCCCACCTACCACGTCTCGCGCCTGGCGCGGCAGTCGGTGACCGTGGCGCTGGCGGGAGACGGCGGCGACGAGAGTTTCGCCGGGTATGAGAAGTACGCCATCGAGCTGAAGGAGGACCTGACGCGGCGCGCTGTCCCCAAGGCGCTCCTCTCCCTCGTCGGCAAGGCCGCAGGGGCCGTGCAGCACCCGCTGTTCCGAAAGGCCCGCTCCCTCACCCGGAGTGCGCTCCTGGAGCCTGCTGCGGCCTACTACCGGACCAACACCTTCGTGGAGGACGACCTTTTGGCTGAGCTTCTGTCGGAACCCTTCCGGCGCGCCTGCGCCGGTTACGACCCCGCCGGCCAGACCACGCGCTACTTCAGCCGGATGCAGGGGGCCGATCACGTCACCGCAATGCTCTACACCGACTTGAAGAGCTACCTCCCAGGCGATATCCTCGTCAAGGTCGACCGGATGAGCATGGCGCATTCGCTCGAGGTGAGGGCGCCGTTTCTCGACTACCGGATCGTCGAGTTCGCCGCGAGGCTTCCCTCCCGCTGGAAGATCGACGGCGGGGAGAAAAAGATCATCCTCAGGAAGACCTTCGGGCGCCTGCTCCCCGAAAGCGTGCTGAATCGCCCGAAGCAGGGGTTCACCGTGCCGCTTGATGCCTGGTTCAAAACCGATCTGAGGGAGTTTGCGGAAAGCCGCCTCCTGGATGACCCGACCCTGTCGCAGTACCTCTCCCTCAACGTGGTGAGGCGGGTCTGGGAGGAGCACCAGCAGGACCGCGCCCGGCACGGGACGCTCCTTTGGAGCCTTTTGATGCTGGCGCTCTGGCACCAGCAGTACCAGGGAGGTGCAGCATGTTCGAACTGA
- a CDS encoding polysaccharide deacetylase family protein, with protein sequence MEAVREMVKKALTKALVVSCADVLFRHLNRDRLLVVMYHGVTRQSYQPPVWTQLPLPVFRSQLEFLSKHYRFVTLQQVVRALDQGEPLPERSALITFDDGLKNNYSVAYPVLKEMGIPAAIFLTIDMIGESEMFWFDELYLLIREGAALGAELELPGPGAQGHYLGGDVWQAYVACVEYAKRCGREKRQRLLKYLRSRIPLERERHLDDFGLLDWDQVREMARSGLIGFGVHTATHRILSELKEHELEEEVLAPRMKFAEQLGVEAESFCFPNGRPGVDFYPSHLEYLHCRGYLCAFSTCEELFDLHAGNRMAISRIPAGNDGSSHPDYFRLNTAGVFCPFRKWRLRGIQE encoded by the coding sequence ATGGAAGCTGTCCGGGAAATGGTTAAAAAAGCTCTGACCAAGGCGCTCGTCGTTTCCTGTGCCGACGTGCTTTTTCGTCACCTGAACCGGGACCGGCTCCTGGTGGTCATGTACCACGGCGTCACCCGGCAGAGCTACCAGCCCCCGGTCTGGACCCAGCTACCACTGCCGGTGTTCCGTAGCCAGCTCGAGTTTTTAAGCAAGCACTACCGGTTCGTCACCCTGCAGCAGGTTGTCCGGGCGCTGGACCAGGGGGAGCCCCTGCCGGAGCGCTCCGCACTGATCACCTTTGACGACGGGTTGAAAAACAACTACTCCGTCGCCTATCCGGTGCTCAAGGAGATGGGGATCCCCGCCGCCATCTTCCTCACCATCGACATGATCGGGGAGAGCGAGATGTTCTGGTTCGACGAGCTCTACCTGTTGATCCGCGAGGGGGCGGCGCTTGGCGCAGAGCTGGAACTGCCAGGCCCTGGGGCTCAGGGGCATTACCTTGGGGGAGACGTCTGGCAGGCGTACGTCGCCTGTGTCGAGTACGCCAAGCGCTGCGGCCGTGAAAAGCGCCAAAGGCTACTGAAGTATCTGCGCAGCAGAATCCCCCTGGAACGCGAGCGGCATCTGGACGATTTCGGCCTGCTCGACTGGGACCAGGTGCGTGAGATGGCGCGCTCGGGGTTGATAGGCTTCGGGGTGCATACGGCGACGCACCGCATCCTTTCGGAGCTGAAGGAGCACGAGCTGGAGGAGGAGGTTCTAGCCCCCCGGATGAAGTTCGCCGAGCAACTGGGGGTGGAGGCGGAGAGTTTCTGCTTCCCCAACGGACGCCCCGGGGTCGACTTTTACCCAAGCCACCTGGAATACCTCCACTGCCGCGGCTACCTCTGTGCCTTCAGCACCTGCGAGGAGCTTTTCGACCTCCACGCGGGAAACCGGATGGCGATCTCGAGGATCCCTGCCGGAAACGACGGGAGTTCCCATCCCGACTATTTCAGGCTCAACACGGCTGGGGTGTTCTGCCCGTTCAGGAAATGGCGTTTGAGGGGCATACAGGAGTGA
- a CDS encoding formyl transferase, producing MKDLRVVLVVSTDPSDLFFANQLARRFSAVAVVVEDQAAAPLGPRLRRTVRRLLSPWKLPEHLRGQRIIAEHVRRTALIDREGFGEEGYQLQLPPGCQLVELSGKGVLNRPETVERVRRLEPDLLVLCGCSILKKEILSVPRLGTLNLHGGLAQRYRGVWTTLWAVVNHEPEYVGATVHFVTPDIDDGDIVHQGRPELGADDDPESLYVKVVRLGVEMMASAVAGVAAGEVKRYPLEERGRLYLSSMVTPEVLARAWQATEEGVMREYLADRDRRDQAVLPLMRGVFPPQGR from the coding sequence ATGAAAGATCTGCGGGTGGTACTGGTGGTTTCGACGGATCCCTCCGACCTCTTCTTTGCCAACCAACTGGCCCGGCGCTTTAGTGCCGTGGCTGTCGTGGTGGAGGACCAGGCGGCTGCACCGCTTGGCCCCCGCCTGCGCAGAACGGTGCGCCGGCTGTTAAGCCCCTGGAAACTCCCGGAGCACCTGCGCGGCCAGCGGATCATCGCGGAGCATGTCCGCAGGACCGCCCTCATCGACCGGGAGGGGTTCGGCGAGGAGGGGTACCAACTGCAACTTCCCCCCGGGTGCCAGCTGGTCGAGCTCTCGGGGAAAGGGGTGCTGAACCGCCCGGAGACCGTGGAGCGGGTGCGGCGGTTGGAGCCCGACCTCCTGGTCCTTTGCGGCTGCTCCATCCTGAAGAAGGAGATCCTCTCGGTGCCGCGCCTGGGAACCCTCAACCTGCATGGCGGGCTGGCCCAGCGCTACCGGGGGGTCTGGACCACGCTTTGGGCCGTGGTGAACCACGAGCCGGAGTACGTCGGGGCGACGGTGCACTTCGTCACCCCGGATATCGACGACGGCGACATCGTGCACCAGGGGCGCCCGGAACTCGGGGCGGACGACGACCCCGAATCGCTTTACGTCAAGGTGGTCCGCCTGGGGGTCGAGATGATGGCGAGCGCCGTGGCAGGGGTCGCCGCCGGGGAGGTTAAGCGCTATCCACTGGAAGAGCGAGGCCGGCTCTACCTCTCCTCCATGGTGACCCCGGAAGTGCTGGCAAGGGCATGGCAGGCGACCGAGGAAGGGGTAATGCGGGAGTACCTCGCCGACCGCGACCGGCGGGACCAGGCGGTGCTCCCATTGATGCGGGGGGTGTTCCCTCCGCAGGGGAGGTAG
- a CDS encoding serine O-acetyltransferase — translation MFELISKDLARLDPDGNASARTLVAGLLSQGFQAILVYRFFHWLQQKGWSGQPLRFFCERFIEITAGISIPASCRIGEGFRIHHFGGIIFHPTVQIGHNCTLYQGVTIGDRGGSGGAARIGDNVLIGAGAKIIGPIEIGDNCVVGANTVVTRSMPAGTTALGAPCRLKHPDGRIE, via the coding sequence ATGTTCGAACTGATCAGCAAGGACCTGGCCCGGCTCGACCCGGACGGCAACGCCTCCGCGAGGACGCTCGTGGCGGGTCTCCTCTCCCAAGGGTTCCAGGCCATCCTCGTCTACCGCTTTTTCCACTGGCTGCAGCAAAAAGGGTGGTCCGGGCAGCCGCTGCGCTTTTTCTGCGAGCGCTTCATCGAGATAACCGCTGGGATCTCGATACCGGCCAGCTGCCGCATCGGGGAGGGGTTCCGCATCCACCACTTCGGCGGGATCATCTTCCACCCAACGGTCCAGATCGGCCACAACTGCACCCTGTACCAGGGGGTGACCATCGGCGACCGCGGGGGGAGCGGGGGCGCAGCCAGGATAGGGGACAACGTCCTGATCGGCGCCGGGGCGAAGATCATCGGCCCCATAGAGATAGGAGACAACTGCGTGGTGGGGGCGAACACCGTGGTGACCAGGAGCATGCCGGCCGGAACCACGGCCCTTGGCGCCCCCTGCCGCCTGAAACACCCCGACGGAAGGATCGAATGA
- a CDS encoding glycosyltransferase family 4 protein produces the protein MMEPRPTQGVPRVMDLRGTYKGGGGPDKTVLNSAAQHDPARVYVLVTYLRQPGDHEFQIPEMAKKLGIDYVDLCDGSTLDFACLRGLAALLDRHQLELVHAHDDKTLLYAFILRLMRPGLRILYTCHSHAMLKREDFSSLAGYLKFRARQRLQIWLMQHYLWPVIAVSNDTRDRLVTNGLDESAVAVLHNGIDTSVWRRAGSTPVLRRELGIGEGGLLVGTVARITPEKDLDTFYEVARRVSQKLPRVRFVIVGDGYGDELDRARREVARLGLEEVVHFTGHRNDLRDVYVSLDVFLMTSVTEGLPNTLLEAMALGIPSVSTNVGGIPELLYDGEGGYLAPAGDAQELARRVLELLESPKLRERCARECRERIEGHFSFARRVRLMEDYYHWFAGSGELPDPAAAMGEP, from the coding sequence ATGATGGAACCGAGACCGACACAGGGGGTGCCGCGGGTGATGGACCTGCGGGGAACCTACAAGGGTGGGGGAGGGCCGGACAAGACGGTTCTTAACTCCGCGGCGCAGCACGACCCGGCGCGGGTCTACGTGCTGGTGACCTACCTGCGCCAGCCCGGCGACCACGAGTTCCAGATCCCGGAGATGGCCAAAAAGCTCGGCATCGACTACGTCGACCTCTGCGACGGCAGCACCCTCGACTTCGCCTGCCTGCGCGGGCTGGCGGCGCTATTGGACCGGCACCAGCTGGAGCTGGTGCACGCCCACGACGACAAGACGCTTCTCTACGCGTTCATCCTGAGGCTGATGCGCCCGGGGCTGCGCATCCTCTACACCTGCCACTCCCACGCCATGCTCAAGCGTGAGGATTTCTCGTCGCTTGCCGGCTACCTCAAGTTCCGGGCCCGCCAGAGGCTGCAGATCTGGCTGATGCAGCATTACCTGTGGCCGGTCATCGCCGTCTCCAACGACACCCGCGACCGGCTGGTCACGAACGGTCTGGACGAGTCCGCAGTCGCGGTGCTGCATAACGGCATCGACACCTCGGTCTGGCGGCGCGCCGGGAGCACGCCGGTACTGCGCCGGGAACTCGGGATAGGGGAGGGGGGGCTTCTGGTGGGGACCGTGGCCCGCATCACCCCGGAGAAGGACCTGGATACCTTCTACGAAGTGGCCAGGCGCGTGTCACAGAAGCTTCCCAGGGTGCGCTTCGTGATCGTCGGTGACGGCTACGGCGACGAGCTGGACCGGGCGCGGCGCGAAGTGGCGCGTCTGGGGCTCGAGGAGGTGGTGCATTTCACCGGACACCGAAACGACCTGCGCGACGTCTACGTCTCCCTCGACGTCTTCCTGATGACCTCTGTCACCGAAGGGCTCCCCAACACGCTCCTTGAGGCGATGGCCTTGGGGATACCCTCTGTCTCCACCAACGTCGGGGGGATCCCGGAGCTCCTCTACGACGGCGAGGGGGGGTACCTGGCGCCGGCCGGAGACGCGCAGGAACTGGCGCGGCGGGTGCTGGAGCTGCTTGAAAGCCCCAAGTTGAGGGAGCGCTGCGCGCGGGAATGCCGCGAGCGGATCGAAGGGCATTTCTCCTTCGCGCGGCGGGTGCGCCTCATGGAGGATTACTACCACTGGTTTGCCGGCAGCGGGGAACTCCCGGACCCGGCAGCGGCGATGGGGGAGCCCTGA
- a CDS encoding RIFT barrel domain-containing protein: MQVKEIVVRERAGVARTAEPVRVSVPFAKGELADPGAMCLKDAADEPVPSQMQVLSRWKDGTVQWLLCDFAASISAQAELRYRLAPGEPPAPGSASRLCVTPGEESWQVDTGTSRFRIDARTLRPFLQVQREEVAASGAGRCRLVGRAGEDLPGTIEQITLESFGALRATLRLDGSFAAAARFCCRLHFFAGKSLCRLELTLHNPQRARHDGGLWDLGDAGSFLFRGLSFELPLERPGERLVMPEQGGRRVLPKSGASLSLSQLSSGGSTVQGGYRLLEGDELLLEGKRATPLVWCGIGSEGIGALLPRFWQEFPKSVAAGTAGLCLSLFPECSQPHELQGGERSTSSFWLDFCCTPEDLAPLALPLALYPAPETVQASGFLKDLPPAAGDLVDRFLPGPQALFERREAIDEYGWRDFGDIYADHEAVYHQGTDPFVSHYNNQYDVCAGLYRKFLATGDPRWGELASDLARHVLDIDIYHTGEDREEYNGGLFWHTDHYISAGNATHRTYSKLHLGVKDPRYWGGGPAAEHCYTTGLMLHYYLTGEADFRDAVLTLADWCYGALAGPRLLLATAKRSLRYLSLLRYGKGSLFPRYPFTRGTGNALTACLDAFELSGDRVYLARAEKLIRGSLHPMDDIDARGLGNPELAWSYTVLLGAVAKFLDKKSELNERDEAFALARAGLLAYTEWMEQNEFPYLRRTELLEYPNETWAAQELRKCVVLYHAARYAGRQRGLAFLEKARRLLDEALIDLERFPTSSCTRPVALMLQNGWIAAALKDGPDLQGLDEEPVPPAGAGTPKVSGAAVAARIARELGDALRETTLERELAWLKSRL; encoded by the coding sequence ATGCAGGTTAAGGAGATCGTAGTCAGGGAGAGAGCCGGAGTGGCGAGGACGGCCGAGCCGGTGCGGGTCTCGGTCCCCTTTGCCAAGGGGGAGCTGGCCGATCCGGGTGCCATGTGCCTGAAGGACGCGGCAGATGAGCCGGTCCCGTCACAGATGCAGGTGTTGAGCCGCTGGAAAGACGGCACCGTGCAATGGCTTCTCTGCGACTTCGCAGCCAGCATCTCGGCGCAGGCGGAGCTCCGTTACCGTCTGGCGCCAGGGGAGCCTCCGGCTCCCGGTTCGGCATCCCGGTTGTGCGTGACGCCCGGAGAGGAGAGCTGGCAGGTCGATACCGGAACGTCCCGCTTTCGGATCGATGCGAGGACGCTCCGCCCCTTCCTCCAGGTGCAGCGGGAGGAGGTAGCCGCTTCCGGCGCCGGGCGTTGCCGCCTGGTTGGCCGCGCCGGCGAGGATCTGCCGGGAACCATCGAGCAGATCACCCTGGAGAGCTTCGGGGCGCTGCGGGCGACGCTGCGGCTGGACGGCTCCTTCGCCGCCGCGGCGCGCTTTTGCTGCCGGCTCCACTTCTTCGCCGGCAAAAGCCTCTGCCGCCTGGAACTCACCCTGCACAACCCGCAAAGGGCACGCCACGACGGCGGGCTGTGGGATCTAGGTGACGCCGGCTCCTTCCTTTTCCGCGGACTCTCCTTCGAGCTTCCCCTTGAGCGCCCCGGTGAGCGCCTGGTGATGCCGGAGCAGGGGGGGAGACGGGTCCTGCCGAAAAGCGGCGCTTCGCTGTCGCTTTCCCAGCTTTCCAGCGGGGGAAGCACGGTCCAGGGGGGGTACCGGCTGCTGGAGGGGGACGAGCTGTTGCTGGAGGGGAAAAGGGCGACGCCGCTTGTCTGGTGCGGCATCGGTTCGGAGGGGATCGGGGCGCTCTTACCCCGCTTCTGGCAGGAATTCCCCAAGTCAGTCGCGGCCGGGACCGCGGGGCTTTGCCTCTCGCTCTTCCCCGAGTGCAGTCAGCCGCACGAGTTGCAGGGAGGGGAGCGGAGCACCAGTTCCTTCTGGCTGGACTTCTGCTGCACCCCGGAGGACTTGGCGCCGCTAGCCTTGCCGCTTGCGCTTTATCCCGCCCCGGAGACGGTGCAGGCCTCAGGTTTCCTCAAGGATCTCCCGCCTGCCGCCGGCGATTTGGTGGACCGGTTCCTCCCCGGGCCACAGGCGCTCTTCGAGCGGCGCGAGGCGATCGACGAATACGGCTGGCGCGACTTCGGGGACATCTACGCGGACCACGAGGCGGTCTACCACCAGGGGACGGATCCCTTCGTCTCCCATTACAACAACCAGTACGACGTCTGCGCCGGGCTGTACCGCAAGTTCCTCGCCACGGGCGACCCGCGCTGGGGGGAGCTCGCCTCGGACCTGGCCCGCCACGTGCTCGACATCGACATCTACCATACCGGCGAGGACCGGGAGGAGTACAACGGCGGGCTCTTCTGGCACACGGACCACTACATCAGCGCCGGAAACGCGACCCACCGCACCTACTCGAAGCTGCACCTGGGGGTGAAGGACCCCCGCTACTGGGGAGGGGGGCCTGCCGCCGAGCACTGCTACACCACCGGGCTCATGCTGCACTATTACCTGACCGGGGAGGCCGATTTCCGGGATGCCGTGCTGACCCTTGCCGACTGGTGCTACGGCGCGCTAGCCGGTCCCAGGCTGCTGCTAGCGACGGCGAAGAGGTCGCTTCGCTACCTGTCGCTTTTGCGCTACGGCAAGGGGAGCCTCTTCCCGCGCTATCCCTTCACCAGGGGGACCGGAAACGCGCTCACCGCATGTCTTGACGCCTTCGAGCTCTCCGGGGACCGGGTCTACCTCGCCCGGGCCGAGAAGCTGATCAGGGGCTCGCTGCACCCGATGGACGACATCGATGCGCGCGGGCTGGGAAACCCGGAACTGGCTTGGTCCTACACGGTGCTCCTGGGGGCGGTGGCGAAGTTTCTGGACAAAAAGAGCGAGCTTAACGAGCGGGACGAAGCTTTCGCCTTGGCCCGGGCGGGGCTATTGGCCTACACGGAGTGGATGGAACAAAACGAGTTCCCCTACCTGCGGCGGACCGAGCTTCTGGAGTACCCGAACGAGACCTGGGCCGCGCAGGAACTCAGAAAATGCGTCGTCTTGTACCATGCCGCCCGCTATGCGGGGAGGCAGAGGGGCCTGGCGTTCCTGGAGAAGGCGCGGCGCCTGCTGGATGAGGCCCTTATCGACCTGGAGCGCTTCCCCACCAGCAGCTGCACGCGGCCGGTGGCGCTCATGCTGCAAAACGGCTGGATCGCCGCCGCGCTGAAAGATGGGCCTGACCTGCAGGGTTTGGATGAAGAACCCGTCCCCCCCGCCGGCGCGGGGACCCCCAAGGTGTCGGGGGCGGCCGTCGCGGCCAGGATTGCCCGGGAACTGGGGGATGCGCTTCGGGAAACCACGCTTGAAAGGGAGCTGGCCTGGCTGAAGTCACGGCTTTAG